One Cucumis sativus cultivar 9930 chromosome 1, Cucumber_9930_V3, whole genome shotgun sequence DNA segment encodes these proteins:
- the LOC101210202 gene encoding uncharacterized protein LOC101210202, whose amino-acid sequence MKEEKNSNELFVLPLDNFPSRNSSMSRSSRFYYRRTTEGVPFQWEMQPGTPKNNPPLTEVILPPISPPPAVLSLGLSKPVRAVQNKQPLFVLFGPWRKQPKPKPKKNPCPLDLNNKNERLRFDSCGSQCELMAESSCKGKSAPAGGSSGHWRLGCGPWRINPIKIGMGRRV is encoded by the coding sequence ATGAAGGAGGAAAAGAATAGTAATGAATTATTTGTTCTTCCTTTGGATAATTTTCCATCAAGAAATTCATCTATGAGTCGTTCCTCTAGATTCTACTATAGAAGAACTACTGAAGGTGTTCCATTCCAATGGGAGATGCAACCGGGAACTCCCAAGAATAATCCCCCACTCACGGAGGTGATTCTGCCGCCGATCAGCCCTCCCCCGGCGGTGCTCAGCCTTGGTTTATCGAAGCCGGTGAGGGCTGTTCAGAATAAACAACCATTGTTTGTGTTATTTGGGCCGTGGAGGAAGCAGCCCAAGCCCAAGCCCAAGAAGAATCCCTGTCCGTTGGatcttaataataaaaacgaGCGGCTGAGATTTGACTCATGTGGGTCCCAGTGTGAGTTAATGGCTGAATCTTCATGCAAAGGAAAATCTGCACCGGCGGGGGGATCTTCCGGTCACTGGCGGCTGGGATGCGGTCCGTGGAGGATCAACCCCATTAAAATAGGTATGGGAAGGCGAGTTTAG